One genomic segment of Rivularia sp. PCC 7116 includes these proteins:
- the secF gene encoding protein translocase subunit SecF — MKISVNKSRTLWWSISGAIVLAGIISMLVSWQQIGAPLRPSLDFVGGTRLQFERDCNLPNNCDRPVDINLVREVVASQDLADSSIQLIADRETGEDNGVLIRTKTLDVEKRTQLENALGEKIGTFDSKKRQIDTVGPTLGRQLFNSGITSLIVAFTGIIIYLSIRFQKDYAIFAIVATFHDILMTVGIFSIFGLLFGIEVDSLFIVALLTITGFSVNDTVVIYDRIRETLKVNPNRPIVEIVDDAVNQTLARSINTTLTTLLSLIAIFLFGGETLKNFALALILGFLAGAYSSIFIASTLLAWWRERQEKLDPPPAGGNNEQLTVNS; from the coding sequence ATGAAAATAAGTGTTAATAAATCGCGAACTCTATGGTGGAGTATTTCCGGAGCTATCGTTTTAGCTGGCATCATTTCTATGTTGGTGTCTTGGCAGCAAATTGGGGCACCACTACGTCCTAGTTTGGACTTTGTCGGCGGTACGCGATTGCAGTTTGAACGGGACTGTAATTTGCCCAATAACTGCGATCGACCAGTAGATATCAACCTAGTCCGGGAAGTTGTTGCATCTCAGGATTTAGCTGATAGCAGCATCCAACTGATTGCCGATAGAGAAACTGGTGAAGATAACGGTGTGTTAATTCGTACCAAAACCTTAGATGTCGAAAAACGCACCCAGCTAGAAAATGCTTTAGGCGAAAAAATCGGTACTTTCGATTCCAAGAAACGTCAAATTGATACTGTTGGGCCGACTTTAGGAAGGCAGTTATTTAACTCTGGAATCACTTCCTTGATAGTTGCTTTTACTGGTATTATAATTTACTTGTCTATTAGATTTCAGAAGGACTACGCAATATTTGCCATTGTTGCGACTTTCCACGATATCTTAATGACGGTAGGAATATTCTCGATATTTGGATTGCTGTTTGGTATAGAAGTAGATAGCTTATTTATTGTTGCTTTACTCACAATTACTGGTTTTTCGGTTAACGATACCGTAGTAATTTACGACCGCATCCGGGAAACTTTAAAAGTGAATCCCAATCGTCCTATTGTTGAAATTGTAGACGATGCGGTAAATCAAACTTTAGCACGATCTATAAATACTACGCTGACAACTTTACTGTCATTGATTGCAATCTTTTTATTCGGCGGGGAAACCCTAAAAAACTTTGCTTTAGCGCTGATTCTTGGTTTCTTAGCAGGAGCATATTCTAGTATCTTTATCGCTAGCACGCTTCTTGCTTGGTGGCGCGAACGTCAAGAAAAATTAGATCCTCCCCCTGCTGGTGGAAATAACGAACAGTTAACAGTCAACAGCTAA
- the secD gene encoding protein translocase subunit SecD, with the protein MQKQRLFLALIFVLVIAAVTVIATIEVPLGLDLQGGSQLTIQVKTTPEIKQIGERELEAVQTVLGNRVNGLGVSEPVIQTAGSDKILVQLPGVDNPAQAERVLGGTAQLEFKTQKPGTETQVFALRANREQLKAQQAELLAAEERDEAAIEKNQQDLKINQEAIVELFESLEKPLTGKYLNNANPLNPQQGARGWSAGLEFNQEGGKLFAELTKNLAGTGRSIGIFLDNELISAASVGIKWSNTGITGGNAVIEGNFTAQQAQDLAVQLRGGSLPVPIEIVENRTVGATLGLDSIKRSIYAGVGGLILVLIFMVVYYRLPGIIADIALVIYALLTWACFALLGVTLTLPGIAGFVLSIGMAVDANVLIFERTREELRAGKSLYRSVESGFYRAWSSILDSNVTTLIACAALFWLGFGLVKGFAVTLAVGVAVSMFTAVTCSRTLMFLAIRIDSIRKPELFCPNLPTSNKAEAAR; encoded by the coding sequence CTTTGGGGCTAGATTTGCAAGGGGGTTCGCAACTGACTATTCAAGTTAAGACGACTCCTGAAATTAAGCAGATAGGTGAACGGGAATTAGAAGCGGTGCAAACGGTTTTGGGTAATCGAGTTAATGGACTTGGAGTTTCCGAACCCGTAATTCAAACTGCTGGCAGCGATAAAATTTTGGTTCAGCTACCTGGTGTTGATAATCCAGCGCAAGCCGAACGAGTTTTAGGTGGTACGGCACAATTAGAGTTTAAAACTCAAAAACCGGGGACGGAAACTCAGGTTTTTGCTTTAAGAGCCAATCGCGAGCAGCTCAAAGCTCAACAGGCAGAATTACTTGCTGCTGAAGAAAGAGATGAAGCGGCTATTGAAAAAAATCAACAAGATCTGAAGATTAACCAAGAAGCGATCGTTGAATTATTTGAAAGTTTAGAAAAGCCGCTAACAGGTAAATATTTAAATAATGCCAATCCTTTAAACCCCCAGCAAGGTGCGCGGGGTTGGAGTGCAGGGCTTGAATTTAATCAAGAAGGTGGCAAGTTATTTGCAGAATTAACCAAAAATCTGGCAGGTACGGGACGCAGTATTGGTATTTTTCTGGATAATGAATTAATTAGTGCTGCTTCTGTCGGAATAAAATGGAGTAACACAGGAATCACTGGCGGTAATGCTGTAATTGAAGGTAATTTTACAGCACAACAAGCTCAAGATTTAGCAGTACAACTGCGGGGTGGTTCGCTACCAGTACCAATAGAAATTGTCGAAAATCGTACAGTCGGTGCCACATTGGGATTAGACAGCATTAAACGCAGTATTTACGCTGGTGTTGGTGGTTTAATTTTAGTATTAATATTTATGGTAGTTTATTACAGACTGCCAGGAATTATTGCTGATATTGCTTTGGTAATTTACGCCCTTCTAACTTGGGCTTGTTTTGCTTTACTTGGCGTAACTTTAACTTTACCCGGTATTGCCGGTTTCGTCCTTAGTATTGGTATGGCGGTTGATGCTAACGTGCTTATTTTTGAGCGCACTCGGGAAGAATTACGAGCTGGTAAATCACTTTATCGTTCAGTTGAATCTGGTTTTTACCGAGCATGGTCTAGTATTTTAGATAGTAATGTCACTACACTGATTGCCTGTGCAGCGCTGTTTTGGTTGGGATTTGGCTTAGTCAAAGGCTTTGCCGTAACTTTGGCTGTAGGGGTGGCAGTTAGTATGTTTACAGCAGTAACTTGTAGCCGCACGTTAATGTTTTTAGCAATCAGAATTGATTCAATACGCAAGCCAGAACTTTTCTGTCCCAACCTGCCCACTTCAAATAAGGCAGAGGCTGCCAGATGA